Within the Streptomyces sp. NBC_00554 genome, the region CGTCCCGCTTCGTCCACTTCACCGCGGGCGTCGCCCTTCCGCTGGCCGTCGCGGCCCCGGCCGTCTACCTGCTGGGGCGCGCCTTCGGCTGAGCCTCCAGGCACCGGCTGATCGTCACAGGTGATCGACAACTGTCCCGAAGAGCCCCCGATTCGGGGGTTCTTCGGGTTTAGGCTCGCGCTGGACGGCCACTCAGGCCGTTGAGACCTGGCCGAGACGGGGAACCCCGAGCATGCGCGCACTGCGAATATTCCTGATCGTCGCTGTCATCCTGGGCGGCCTGTTCGTCATCGCGGACCGGGTGGCGGTCGGTTTCGCGGAGGACGAGGCGGCGGACCGGATCAGGACCACCGAGGGCCTGGCCAGCACCCCCGACGTGTCCATCGAGGGCTTCCCCTTCCTCACCCAGGTCGTCGGCGGCGAGTTCGACGACGTGAAGATCGGCATCAAGGACTACGAGGCGTCGACGACCGGCACGGGCGACGCCGTCAGCTCCATCCGCATCGACGACCTCAACGCCGAGATGCACGGCGTGGTCTTCAGCGGCGACTACAGCTCCGCCACCGCCAGCACCGCCACCGGCACCGCGACCATCTCGTACGCCGAGCTGCTGAAGGCCGCCCAGTCCGGGCCCACGGATGTCACGACCGGCGTCACCGCCGAGGTCGTCGGCCTCTCCGACGGCGGCAACGGCAAGATCAAGGTCTCCGTCGAGGCGACCGTCCTCGGCACCAAGCTGCCCCAGCCGGTCTCCGTGCTCAGCTCGGTCAGCGTCGAAGGCGACACGGTGAAGGTGCACGCCGACTCGCTGCCGAATCTGGGCGTCGACCTCGCCGAGGACACGGTCCGCACGGTCACCGACTTCGAGCAGAAGATCGACGAACTGCCCGGCGGCATCCAGCTCGACAAGGTCGTGGCGGCCAAGGACGGCGTCGACATCTCGGTGAAGGGTTCGGACATCAGGCTGGTCGGGTAGGAGGGTCCCCGGACCTCCCCGGGGTGGATTGTTCGTCCGAAGAGCGAGACGTTCCCGTCCGTCCAGCAGATGTGATGGCGGATACAACACGGGCACGGGCGCCCGAAAACCGTACGGACACGGCCCGGTCGATCCACTCATCCCACATTGCGGACGATCGCGTCTCAGCATCCGACACGCCGGTGACATGCCCGCCTGTCCGTCCCTACGATCGGACACATGAAGCGTCAGGCGGATCTCACGAAGCGGCGGGCAGTAGACCTGTGCCGCGTCGCCGCCATGCTCTGTCGCACCTTCTGAGCGGAAGCTTCGTTACTTCCGCGAGCCGGGCCCTTCGACCTCCTGCGTCGGGGCCACCCCTGCGCCGCACAGCCGCCAACGGCATGACCGCGCACCCCTCTCCACACGCACCGCCCCGCCGCAACTGCCCCGGAGGAGAACAAGCATGAGCCGCAGCGACGTCCTGGTAGACGCCGACTGGGTCCAGGACCACCTGGAAGACCCCAGCGTGGCCATCGTCGAGGTCGACGAGGACACGTCCGCCTACGAGAAGAACCACATCAAGAACGCGATCCGGATCGACTGGACCAAGGACCTCCAGGACCCGGTACGCCGTGACTTCATCGACCAGGAGGGCTTCGAGAAGCTCCTGTCGGCGAAGGGCATCGGCAACGACACCCTCGTCGTGCTCTACGGCGGCAACAACAACTGGTTCGCCTCGTACGCCTACTGGTACTTCAAGCTGTACGGCCACGAGAACGTGAAGCTTCTCGACGGCGGCCGCAAGAAGTGGGAGCTCGACTCCCGCGACCTGGTCGTCGAGGTGCCCGAGCGCGCCGCGACCGACTACAAGGCCAAGGCCCAGAACACCGCGATCCGCGCCTTCCGCG harbors:
- a CDS encoding sulfurtransferase produces the protein MSRSDVLVDADWVQDHLEDPSVAIVEVDEDTSAYEKNHIKNAIRIDWTKDLQDPVRRDFIDQEGFEKLLSAKGIGNDTLVVLYGGNNNWFASYAYWYFKLYGHENVKLLDGGRKKWELDSRDLVVEVPERAATDYKAKAQNTAIRAFRDDVVAAIGSQNLVDVRSPDEFSGKLLAPAHLPQEQSQRPGHVPSARNIPWSKNANDDGTFKSDDELKELYAEEQVDLAKDTIAYCRIGERSALTWFVLHELLGVENVKNYDGSWTEYGSLVGVPIELGANK
- a CDS encoding putative leader peptide, with product MKRQADLTKRRAVDLCRVAAMLCRTF
- a CDS encoding DUF2993 domain-containing protein, producing the protein MRALRIFLIVAVILGGLFVIADRVAVGFAEDEAADRIRTTEGLASTPDVSIEGFPFLTQVVGGEFDDVKIGIKDYEASTTGTGDAVSSIRIDDLNAEMHGVVFSGDYSSATASTATGTATISYAELLKAAQSGPTDVTTGVTAEVVGLSDGGNGKIKVSVEATVLGTKLPQPVSVLSSVSVEGDTVKVHADSLPNLGVDLAEDTVRTVTDFEQKIDELPGGIQLDKVVAAKDGVDISVKGSDIRLVG